The DNA sequence ACGGGCGAAGCTTCGTGATCCGCGTGCCCATTGTCTTCACGATCCGCCAGCCGCCCATCGCGGTCCCGAGGGCGATGGCGGAGTAGGCGGCCATCTCGACCCAGAGAGGAATGGTGTCTGCGGTGGGCACATACAAGATGTGGAGCAGCCCGGACTGCTCCATGAAGAGCGCCTGCGTGGCCACGAGGAGGCCCACGATAATCCCCATCGTCTTCTGGGCGTCGTTCGCGCCATGGCTGAGCGAGTAGAGCGCGGCAGAGAGCAGCTGCAGGCGCCGGAACAACTTGTCCATCGGACCCGGGCTCTGGTGGCGGAGCACCCAGGAGAGCAACACGGTCAGGCCCAGGCCAAGCCCCATGCCCAGCAGCGGCGAGATGACGATGAAGAGGATGGGCTTGACCCACCCCGCCGCGATGAGGGCGCCCGCGCCGCCCTTCGCGACGGCCGCGCCGCCATACCCGCCGAGAAGCGCGTGGCTCGACGAGCTGGGAAGCCCCAGCCACCAGGTGATCAGGTTCCAGACGATGGCGCCCAGCAGGGCTGCAAGTACCACGTTGGCATCGACCACGGAGGGGTCGATCAGCCCCTTGCCGATGGTCTTGGCCACCGCTGTGCCGACGATGAACGCGGCCGCGAAGTTGAAGAACGCTGCCCAGACCACCGCCACGCCGGGGGAGAGCACCCGCGTAGAGACGACCGTTGCGATCGAATTGGCGCTGTCGTGAAAGCCGTTGATAAAGTCGAAGACCAGCGCCACCCCGATGATGGCGAGGACGAACCCGACCGAGGGCTCCATGGTCAGGCGTGCTTGATGAAGATGGACTCGAGCACGTTGGCGACATCCTCGGCATAGTCGAGGGTCTTCTCCAGCGTGTCGTAGATCTCCTTCCAGCGAATGACCAGCAGCGGCTCGGGATGCCCCTTGAACAACTCCCCGAGCCAGTGGTGGTAGATCGCGTCGCCGTCTTCCTCCATCCCCTTCACGGCGATGCAGGCCTCGAGGA is a window from the Gemmatimonadales bacterium genome containing:
- a CDS encoding inorganic phosphate transporter → MEPSVGFVLAIIGVALVFDFINGFHDSANSIATVVSTRVLSPGVAVVWAAFFNFAAAFIVGTAVAKTIGKGLIDPSVVDANVVLAALLGAIVWNLITWWLGLPSSSSHALLGGYGGAAVAKGGAGALIAAGWVKPILFIVISPLLGMGLGLGLTVLLSWVLRHQSPGPMDKLFRRLQLLSAALYSLSHGANDAQKTMGIIVGLLVATQALFMEQSGLLHILYVPTADTIPLWVEMAAYSAIALGTAMGGWRIVKTMGTRITKLRPFGGFCAETAGGISVLIASSMGIPVSTTHTITGAIVGVGSASRLSAVRWGVAGTIVWAWILTIPMSAAIAGLTYLALR